The Rhizobium sp. WSM4643 genome window below encodes:
- the pdxA gene encoding 4-hydroxythreonine-4-phosphate dehydrogenase PdxA, which produces MDRNAKVAVTLGDPAGVGPEVIVKALAALPREERRDFVIVGNVEALERADRVSGTGLRFGAADITSDDRIAVDEVALGAALPEIGKVSPVAGDASVRYITRAVNLAMSGQADVIVTAPINKEAMNLAGHHHDGHTGLLAHLTGSKSSFMLLASERLNTIHVSTHISLKGAIERAKTERVLATIEAGHRHFLRLGRKARIAVAGLNPHCGENGLFGTEDTEFLAPAVEQAQAKGIDVVGPISADTVFARAYNGAFDLVIAQYHDQGHIPIKLVAFDTAVNVSLGLPIDRVSVDHGTAFDIAGTGKANHANMLSAIAYARLMARSPRQRA; this is translated from the coding sequence ATGGACAGGAATGCGAAAGTCGCGGTAACGCTCGGCGATCCGGCCGGCGTCGGCCCCGAGGTGATCGTCAAGGCCTTGGCTGCCCTTCCAAGGGAGGAGCGCCGCGATTTCGTGATCGTCGGCAATGTCGAAGCGCTGGAGCGCGCCGACCGTGTCAGCGGCACCGGACTGCGGTTCGGGGCTGCCGATATAACCAGCGACGACAGGATCGCCGTCGACGAAGTCGCGCTCGGCGCGGCCCTCCCCGAAATCGGCAAGGTCAGCCCGGTCGCCGGCGATGCCTCGGTGCGCTACATCACCCGCGCCGTCAATCTCGCCATGTCGGGGCAAGCCGATGTCATCGTCACCGCGCCGATCAACAAAGAGGCGATGAACCTCGCCGGCCATCACCATGACGGCCATACCGGGCTGCTCGCGCATCTCACCGGCTCGAAGAGCTCCTTCATGCTGCTTGCCTCCGAGCGGCTGAACACCATCCACGTCTCCACCCATATCTCGCTGAAGGGTGCGATTGAGCGCGCCAAGACCGAGCGGGTGCTGGCGACTATCGAAGCCGGCCACCGGCATTTCCTGCGGCTCGGCCGCAAGGCACGCATCGCCGTCGCAGGCCTCAATCCGCATTGCGGCGAGAACGGCCTGTTCGGCACCGAGGATACGGAATTCCTGGCGCCCGCCGTCGAGCAGGCGCAGGCAAAGGGCATCGACGTCGTCGGGCCGATCTCGGCCGATACGGTGTTTGCCCGCGCGTATAACGGCGCCTTCGATCTGGTCATCGCCCAGTATCACGACCAGGGTCATATCCCGATCAAGCTCGTCGCCTTCGACACGGCGGTCAACGTCTCGCTCGGCCTGCCGATCGACCGCGTCTCGGTAGATCATGGCACCGCCTTTGACATTGCCGGCACCGGCAAGGCAAACCACGCCAACATGCTCTCGGCCATCGCCTATGCTAGGCTGATGGCCCGCTCGCCGCGGCAGAGAGCGTGA
- a CDS encoding type II toxin-antitoxin system Phd/YefM family antitoxin, whose amino-acid sequence MEWQLQDAKNQFSKVVQKARQEGPQVVTVRGERTAVVLSARDYDALRAGRPTLVDDLLGGPAWDDEFADAVEARNKTPSRDVAF is encoded by the coding sequence ATGGAATGGCAACTGCAGGACGCCAAAAACCAATTTTCGAAGGTCGTGCAGAAGGCCCGACAAGAAGGGCCGCAGGTAGTGACCGTGCGTGGCGAGCGCACGGCCGTCGTTTTGTCCGCCCGCGACTATGACGCCTTGCGCGCCGGCAGGCCGACGCTCGTCGACGACCTTCTCGGTGGCCCCGCCTGGGACGATGAGTTCGCCGATGCGGTCGAAGCACGCAACAAGACGCCAAGCCGCGACGTTGCCTTCTGA
- a CDS encoding dihydrodipicolinate synthase family protein — MSHHRITGVFSASATPLTADNSPDLALFTDHCRQLLAEGCHGVALLGTTGEANSFSGAERRAILEAALEAGIPADRLLPGTGVVAIPETVELTRHALSLGVTKVVMLPPFYYKGVSDDGLFAAYSQVLEKVADTRLQVILYHIPQVSGVPLSIPLIGRLIAAFPETVVGIKESAGDFNNMQAIIAAYPGFSVLAGADPLLLPLLKAGGAGCITATSNLVADSLRTVYDHVHDEARAADVEAAQARINAYRTLSNSYVQIPAIKAMVGLKTGNPAWKRTRAPLMPLGDADYAALAESYAKLP, encoded by the coding sequence ATGAGCCATCACAGGATTACAGGCGTATTCAGCGCGTCCGCAACGCCGCTGACTGCAGACAATTCACCCGATCTCGCACTATTCACCGATCATTGCCGACAGCTGCTGGCCGAGGGATGCCATGGCGTGGCGCTGCTTGGCACGACGGGCGAGGCCAATTCGTTCTCCGGAGCCGAGCGCCGCGCCATTCTGGAAGCAGCACTTGAGGCTGGTATTCCCGCCGACAGGCTTTTGCCGGGCACCGGCGTTGTGGCCATTCCCGAGACCGTGGAATTGACCCGGCACGCGCTGTCGCTTGGCGTCACCAAGGTGGTGATGCTGCCACCCTTCTACTACAAGGGCGTCTCCGACGATGGTCTCTTCGCCGCCTATTCGCAGGTGCTGGAGAAAGTCGCCGACACCCGCCTGCAGGTCATCCTCTATCATATTCCGCAGGTTTCAGGCGTTCCGCTATCCATTCCGCTGATCGGGCGGCTGATTGCGGCCTTCCCGGAAACGGTCGTCGGCATCAAGGAATCTGCCGGAGATTTCAATAACATGCAGGCGATCATCGCCGCCTATCCAGGCTTCTCGGTGCTAGCGGGCGCCGACCCGCTGCTGCTGCCGTTGCTGAAGGCGGGCGGCGCTGGCTGCATCACGGCCACCTCCAATCTCGTGGCGGATTCGCTCCGCACCGTCTACGACCATGTCCATGACGAGGCGCGCGCCGCCGATGTCGAGGCGGCACAGGCCCGGATCAACGCCTATCGCACGCTTTCCAATTCCTACGTCCAGATACCCGCCATCAAGGCGATGGTGGGGCTGAAGACCGGCAATCCCGCCTGGAAGCGCACGCGCGCACCGTTGATGCCGCTCGGCGATGCCGACTATGCCGCACTCGCCGAAAGCTACGCCAAGCTGCCTTGA
- a CDS encoding sialidase family protein has product MSFTGLPPEAVPALMTGVIAPHPTVEGRADAYLPSPCIQNHAANLAFLPDGTLTCVWFGGTMEGMGDISIYMSRLAPGSERWSVPEKMSDDPEKSEQNPLIFKAPDGKIWLLYTSQTSGNQDGSVVKCRISGDGGQIFGPVRILCDSPGTFVRQQIVVNGKGDWLLPVFRCVGLNGQRWSGDADTAAVLVSRDGGASWQMRDIPGSIGAVHMNILPLGGDAMIAFYRNRFAENILSSRSSDGGETWSAPEPAELPNNNSSIQATVLNDGAIAMVYNHSNAAMSDARRQSLYDEIDGGEAGETAVVADTSARKAVWGVPRAPLSLAISRDGGKSFPHRIDLDTGDGFCLSNNSKDSLNREFSYPSIVQGSDGTLHIAYTYYRRAIKYISLAPKSLP; this is encoded by the coding sequence ATGAGTTTTACCGGCCTGCCTCCGGAAGCCGTTCCGGCCCTAATGACCGGGGTCATCGCCCCTCACCCCACGGTCGAGGGTCGTGCGGATGCCTATCTGCCCTCCCCCTGCATCCAGAACCATGCCGCAAATCTCGCTTTTCTGCCCGACGGCACGCTAACCTGCGTCTGGTTCGGCGGCACGATGGAGGGCATGGGTGATATCTCGATTTACATGTCGCGGCTGGCGCCGGGCTCCGAGCGCTGGTCGGTGCCGGAAAAGATGAGCGACGATCCGGAGAAATCCGAACAGAACCCGTTGATTTTCAAGGCTCCGGACGGAAAAATATGGCTGCTCTATACGTCGCAGACTTCCGGAAATCAGGATGGTTCAGTTGTCAAATGCCGGATTTCAGGCGACGGCGGCCAGATCTTCGGCCCGGTTCGTATCCTTTGCGACAGTCCCGGCACCTTCGTTCGACAACAGATCGTCGTCAACGGCAAAGGCGACTGGCTGCTTCCGGTCTTCCGCTGCGTCGGCCTGAATGGCCAGCGCTGGAGCGGCGATGCCGATACGGCGGCCGTGCTGGTGTCGCGTGATGGCGGCGCCAGCTGGCAGATGCGCGATATTCCAGGTAGTATTGGCGCGGTGCACATGAACATCCTGCCGCTTGGCGGCGACGCGATGATCGCCTTCTACCGCAACCGTTTCGCCGAAAACATCCTGTCCAGCCGATCATCCGACGGCGGCGAGACATGGAGCGCGCCCGAGCCCGCCGAATTGCCGAACAACAATTCCTCGATCCAGGCCACTGTCCTGAATGATGGAGCAATCGCAATGGTTTACAACCATTCGAATGCCGCCATGTCGGATGCACGGCGCCAGTCTCTCTACGACGAAATCGACGGTGGCGAGGCTGGAGAGACAGCCGTCGTGGCCGATACCAGTGCACGTAAGGCCGTCTGGGGTGTTCCGCGTGCGCCGCTGAGCCTTGCGATATCGAGGGATGGCGGCAAGAGCTTTCCGCATCGCATCGACCTCGATACCGGCGACGGCTTCTGCCTCAGCAACAATTCGAAGGATTCGCTGAACCGCGAATTCTCCTATCCGTCGATCGTCCAGGGCAGCGACGGCACGCTCCATATCGCCTACACCTACTACCGGCGCGCCATCAAATATATCAGTCTTGCCCCCAAATCCCTGCCGTGA
- a CDS encoding ABC transporter ATP-binding protein has protein sequence MGAQPLLKIENLVKHFHVKLGAFGERSATVYALDNVNLDIMEGETLSLVGESGCGKSTTGFTILNLYKATSGKVVYKGQDLATLDEKQMRPFRRDLQIVFQDPYSTLNPRMTVGEAIGEPILFHRLCTKAELKDRVATLLTDVGLPKRFAQRYPHELSGGQRQRVVIARALACQPKFIVCDEAISALDVSIQAQIINLLLDLQEKYGLTYLFIAHDLAVVRHISTRVGVMYLGRLAELATREELFDNPLHPYTRALLSAVPETDPEHERTRQRQILQGDVPSPLNPPSGCRFHTRCPIAMDVCSKVIPAWKEAKPGHLVACHAVNTGQTA, from the coding sequence ATGGGCGCTCAACCGCTGCTCAAGATCGAAAACCTGGTCAAGCATTTCCACGTCAAGCTCGGCGCCTTCGGCGAACGCTCGGCGACCGTCTATGCGCTCGACAATGTCAACCTCGACATCATGGAAGGCGAGACGCTGAGCCTCGTCGGCGAATCCGGCTGCGGCAAGTCGACGACAGGTTTCACCATCCTCAACCTCTACAAGGCGACCAGCGGCAAGGTCGTCTACAAGGGCCAGGACCTCGCGACGCTCGATGAAAAACAAATGCGGCCCTTCCGCCGGGACCTGCAGATCGTCTTCCAGGATCCGTATTCGACGCTCAATCCGCGCATGACGGTGGGTGAGGCGATCGGCGAACCCATCCTTTTTCATAGGCTCTGCACCAAGGCCGAGCTGAAGGACAGGGTGGCAACGCTGCTCACCGATGTCGGCCTGCCCAAGCGATTTGCCCAGCGTTACCCGCATGAGCTTTCCGGCGGCCAGCGACAGCGCGTCGTCATTGCCCGCGCGCTCGCCTGCCAGCCGAAATTTATCGTCTGTGACGAGGCGATCTCGGCGCTCGACGTGTCGATCCAGGCGCAGATCATCAACCTGCTGCTCGATCTGCAGGAAAAATACGGGCTGACCTATCTGTTCATCGCCCATGATCTCGCAGTCGTGCGCCATATCAGCACCCGCGTCGGCGTCATGTATCTCGGGCGGCTCGCCGAACTTGCCACCCGCGAGGAACTCTTCGACAATCCGCTGCACCCCTATACCAGGGCGTTGCTGTCGGCCGTCCCGGAAACCGATCCGGAGCATGAGCGCACGCGCCAGCGCCAGATCCTGCAGGGTGATGTGCCGAGCCCGCTGAACCCGCCGTCGGGCTGCCGTTTCCACACGCGTTGCCCGATCGCCATGGACGTCTGCAGCAAGGTCATTCCCGCGTGGAAGGAGGCAAAGCCCGGCCATCTCGTCGCCTGCCACGCCGTCAACACCGGACAGACCGCATGA
- a CDS encoding ABC transporter permease — protein sequence MLRYVLTRFAIWIPSVLVVMLAVYALAFYGAGDPIKLIFLRAPGDVAYNPQRIEAIRESAGLNKPFIIQFGLYIWNLLHGQFGNSLTSGRSVWAMVSAAAPVSFQLALCSIILTAVVAIPLGMIAALNQNSRIDYAILGSALFLWAIPAYVAGPLLMVGLIVLLPGASVPYGWGGILDVRILLPLLVLSFQPIALIVRQTRAAVIEVLSEDFVRTARAKGVPEIIVALRHILRPVLTPVVTQLGLIMITIVNGAIFVELVFGLPGLGRLTVQALINSDYPVILAITLIGSFLVMVSNLLVDVLYPLLDPRANDSRRSR from the coding sequence TTGCTGCGCTACGTGCTAACCCGATTTGCCATCTGGATTCCGTCCGTTCTGGTGGTGATGCTGGCGGTTTACGCGCTGGCCTTCTATGGCGCCGGCGATCCGATCAAGCTGATCTTCCTGCGCGCGCCGGGCGACGTCGCCTATAATCCGCAGCGCATCGAAGCCATTCGCGAAAGTGCCGGCCTCAACAAACCCTTCATCATCCAGTTCGGCCTTTACATCTGGAACCTGCTGCACGGCCAGTTCGGCAATTCGCTGACCTCGGGCCGCTCCGTCTGGGCGATGGTCTCGGCCGCAGCCCCCGTCTCCTTCCAGCTTGCGCTCTGTTCCATCATCCTGACCGCCGTCGTCGCGATCCCGCTCGGCATGATCGCCGCGCTCAACCAGAATTCGCGCATCGACTATGCCATTCTGGGCTCCGCGCTCTTCCTCTGGGCGATCCCGGCCTATGTCGCCGGTCCGCTGCTGATGGTCGGCCTGATCGTGCTGCTGCCGGGTGCGAGCGTGCCCTATGGCTGGGGCGGCATCCTCGATGTCCGTATCCTGCTGCCGCTGCTCGTCCTTTCCTTCCAGCCGATCGCGCTGATCGTGCGTCAGACGCGCGCCGCCGTCATCGAGGTTCTGTCGGAGGATTTCGTCCGCACCGCCCGCGCCAAGGGCGTGCCAGAGATCATCGTGGCGCTGCGCCATATCCTGCGGCCGGTGCTGACGCCTGTCGTCACGCAGCTCGGCCTGATCATGATCACCATCGTCAACGGCGCGATCTTCGTCGAACTCGTCTTCGGCCTGCCGGGCCTCGGCCGGTTGACGGTGCAGGCGCTGATCAATTCCGATTATCCGGTCATTCTGGCTATCACGCTGATCGGGTCGTTCCTGGTGATGGTCTCGAACCTCCTGGTGGACGTGCTCTATCCGCTGCTCGACCCGCGCGCCAATGATTCAAGAAGGAGCCGCTGA
- a CDS encoding iron-containing alcohol dehydrogenase yields MASLDSPITIVRPHLIEFGVGTAGKLGKWADEKGYRRTLVISDAFNASRIDVLELKGEVTVFAEVTPEPDTANLEKVLAAANAADAELIVGFGGGSAMDLAKLAAVLAGSAQTLREVVGPNRVHGPRKVALAQVPTTSGTGSEAGIRALVTDPATMAKLAVESLHMLADIAVIDPALTFSVPARTTAATGVDAMAHCVEAFTNRKAHPMVDIYAIEGTRLVGKYLARAVRDGNDAEARAGLSLASLYGGFCLGPVNTAGGHALAYPLGTRWHVAHGAANALIFPHVLAFNTPSAPEKTRAVMEALGRETSENVTSVFDAAYAFCAELGIEMKLSGLGVPESDLDAMAEDAFAIRRLLDNNPRDLTRADIRSIYAAAF; encoded by the coding sequence ATGGCCAGCTTGGATTCGCCGATCACGATAGTTCGGCCGCATCTGATCGAATTCGGGGTCGGCACGGCGGGAAAGCTTGGCAAATGGGCTGATGAAAAGGGCTATCGGCGCACGCTCGTCATCTCCGATGCCTTCAACGCTTCACGCATCGACGTGCTGGAGCTGAAGGGCGAGGTAACCGTCTTTGCCGAAGTGACGCCTGAACCGGATACGGCCAATCTCGAAAAGGTCCTGGCGGCGGCAAACGCCGCCGATGCCGAACTGATCGTCGGCTTCGGCGGCGGCAGCGCCATGGATCTGGCAAAACTCGCCGCAGTGCTTGCCGGTTCCGCCCAGACGCTGCGGGAGGTCGTCGGTCCGAACCGGGTGCATGGGCCGCGCAAGGTCGCGCTCGCTCAGGTGCCGACGACATCGGGCACCGGCAGCGAGGCCGGCATCCGCGCGCTGGTCACCGATCCGGCGACGATGGCAAAGCTTGCCGTCGAAAGCCTGCATATGCTGGCCGATATCGCCGTCATCGATCCTGCTTTGACCTTCAGTGTCCCGGCCCGCACGACGGCGGCAACCGGCGTCGATGCCATGGCCCATTGCGTCGAGGCCTTCACCAACCGCAAGGCCCATCCGATGGTCGACATCTATGCGATCGAGGGAACGCGGCTCGTCGGCAAATATCTCGCCCGCGCCGTCAGGGATGGCAATGACGCCGAGGCGCGTGCCGGCCTCTCGCTCGCCTCGCTTTACGGCGGATTCTGCCTCGGCCCGGTCAACACCGCCGGCGGCCATGCGCTCGCCTACCCCCTCGGAACGCGCTGGCATGTGGCCCATGGCGCGGCCAATGCGCTGATCTTTCCGCATGTTCTCGCCTTCAACACACCATCCGCGCCTGAGAAAACCAGGGCGGTGATGGAAGCGCTTGGGCGTGAAACCTCCGAAAACGTCACCTCCGTCTTCGATGCGGCTTACGCTTTCTGCGCCGAACTCGGCATCGAGATGAAGCTTTCCGGCCTCGGCGTGCCGGAAAGCGATCTCGACGCCATGGCCGAAGACGCCTTTGCCATTCGCCGTCTGCTCGATAACAATCCGCGCGATCTCACGCGCGCCGACATTCGCTCGATTTATGCGGCCGCCTTCTAG
- a CDS encoding ABC transporter permease: MSAIPLSTIETVEEPVSLWRDAWHRLKRNRLAIFGLVIVLILAFTAMFGPYLTPYDYLSQDLNARNVLPSMSHLFGTDDLGRDVFSRVVFGTRTAFLVAVIVTVFAVLIGLVLGAVAGFFGNPFDRVIMWLTDVTMSVPNLLLVVVINASLKSPISKWMEARYLATLNPFYRETMWVDFILVFGSMALISWPPYARLVRAQVLSIRSRPYITAAQALGLSNWIIIKRYVIPNALGPLIVSVSAGLGTAMVLESAFSFLGVGVNPPTPSWGNMISDGLRVWQHYPHLLAAPAAVLGLASVAFSFLGDGLNDALNPRGSK; the protein is encoded by the coding sequence ATGTCCGCCATCCCTCTTTCCACCATCGAAACCGTCGAAGAGCCGGTCAGCCTGTGGCGCGACGCCTGGCATCGGCTGAAGCGTAACAGGCTTGCCATCTTCGGCCTCGTCATCGTCCTGATCCTCGCCTTCACGGCGATGTTCGGGCCTTATCTCACGCCCTATGACTATCTGAGTCAGGATCTCAACGCCCGCAACGTCCTGCCGTCGATGAGCCACCTCTTCGGAACCGATGATCTCGGCCGCGACGTCTTCAGCCGGGTGGTTTTCGGCACGCGCACCGCTTTCCTCGTCGCCGTCATTGTCACCGTCTTCGCCGTGCTGATCGGCCTGGTGCTCGGGGCAGTCGCCGGTTTCTTCGGCAATCCGTTCGATCGCGTCATCATGTGGCTGACCGACGTGACGATGTCGGTTCCCAACCTGCTGCTCGTCGTCGTCATCAACGCCTCGCTGAAATCGCCGATCAGCAAATGGATGGAGGCGCGTTACCTCGCGACCCTCAATCCCTTCTACCGCGAAACCATGTGGGTGGATTTCATCCTCGTCTTCGGCTCGATGGCGCTGATCTCCTGGCCGCCTTACGCCCGTCTCGTCCGCGCCCAGGTGCTGTCGATCCGCAGCCGGCCCTATATCACCGCGGCCCAAGCGCTCGGCCTGTCGAACTGGATCATCATCAAGCGTTATGTCATTCCGAATGCGCTGGGGCCTTTGATCGTCTCGGTCAGCGCCGGCCTCGGCACAGCGATGGTGCTGGAAAGCGCCTTCAGCTTCCTGGGCGTCGGGGTCAATCCGCCGACACCGAGCTGGGGCAACATGATCTCCGACGGCCTGCGTGTCTGGCAGCATTATCCCCACCTTCTCGCCGCTCCGGCGGCCGTGCTCGGCCTTGCTTCGGTTGCCTTCAGCTTCCTTGGCGATGGCCTCAACGACGCGCTCAATCCGCGGGGCAGTAAATGA
- a CDS encoding type II toxin-antitoxin system VapC family toxin gives MYLVDTNIISEARRGTPQAVSWLRSVDPLTIHLSALTLGEIMRGIALKQKSDPKTAAHLAEWLRKLRYDHGDRILPVTDEIAVEWGRIAGIRPRGDIDGLIAATAIVYDLIVVTRNVGDFDDTGAAVINPWETDA, from the coding sequence ATGTATCTGGTCGACACCAACATCATCTCGGAGGCGCGACGCGGCACGCCGCAGGCGGTCTCCTGGCTGCGCTCCGTCGATCCGCTCACCATCCACCTGAGCGCGCTGACGCTTGGCGAGATCATGCGCGGCATTGCCCTCAAACAGAAATCGGATCCGAAGACCGCGGCGCATCTCGCCGAGTGGCTACGCAAGCTGCGTTATGATCATGGCGACCGGATCCTGCCGGTGACCGACGAGATCGCCGTCGAATGGGGCCGTATCGCCGGCATCCGGCCGCGTGGCGATATCGACGGGCTGATCGCCGCAACCGCGATCGTTTATGATCTGATTGTCGTTACTCGCAATGTCGGTGATTTCGATGACACCGGCGCAGCGGTGATAAATCCATGGGAGACGGACGCGTGA
- a CDS encoding ABC transporter ATP-binding protein gives MMDTKDTDRLLDVRNLTVEIDGRNGAAIVVDGIDLHVNKGETLGVVGESGCGKSLTMLSLMRLLPNKIKVTKGSATFDGRDLQTMSNRELRKVRGGDIGFVFQDPMTSLNPVMRVGEQICEPLIYHRKMRKAEARARAVELLRLVGIPGPEERLQAYPHELSGGMRQRVMIAIGLACNPKLLIADEPTTALDVTIQAQIVDLVKDLRAKLGMSVVWITHDLALIAGLVDRVAVLYAGTVVEDAPVDELYARPSHPYTRGLLSSIPKLSDPPASRLSSIGGTPPEPGRRPKGCPFAPRCPLAENICHEKVPQLEPLSGSANHRAACFVVQRMQEAA, from the coding sequence ATGATGGATACGAAAGACACCGACCGCCTGCTCGATGTCAGGAACCTCACCGTCGAGATCGACGGCCGCAACGGCGCCGCCATCGTCGTCGACGGCATTGATCTGCATGTCAACAAGGGTGAGACGCTTGGCGTCGTCGGCGAATCCGGCTGCGGCAAGAGCCTGACCATGCTGAGCCTGATGCGGCTGTTGCCGAACAAGATCAAAGTCACCAAGGGATCGGCGACATTCGATGGCCGCGACCTGCAGACGATGTCAAATCGCGAGCTGCGCAAGGTGCGCGGCGGCGATATCGGCTTCGTCTTTCAGGATCCGATGACCTCGCTCAATCCGGTCATGCGCGTCGGCGAGCAGATCTGCGAGCCGCTGATCTATCACCGCAAGATGCGCAAGGCCGAAGCGCGCGCCCGCGCCGTCGAACTCTTGCGTCTCGTCGGCATTCCCGGTCCGGAAGAGCGTCTGCAGGCCTATCCGCACGAGCTTTCCGGTGGCATGCGCCAGCGCGTGATGATCGCGATCGGCCTTGCCTGCAATCCGAAGCTTTTGATTGCCGATGAGCCGACGACGGCGCTCGACGTCACCATCCAGGCCCAGATCGTCGATCTGGTGAAGGATCTCAGGGCCAAGCTCGGCATGTCGGTCGTCTGGATAACCCATGATCTGGCGCTGATCGCCGGCCTCGTCGATCGCGTCGCGGTGCTCTATGCCGGCACGGTCGTCGAGGATGCGCCGGTCGACGAGCTCTATGCCCGCCCGAGCCATCCCTATACGCGCGGTCTGCTGTCATCGATCCCGAAGCTCTCGGACCCGCCAGCAAGCCGGCTGAGCTCGATCGGCGGCACGCCGCCGGAGCCTGGCCGCCGGCCGAAGGGCTGCCCGTTTGCGCCGCGCTGTCCGCTTGCCGAAAACATCTGTCACGAGAAGGTGCCGCAGCTCGAACCGTTGAGCGGCAGCGCCAATCACCGCGCCGCCTGTTTCGTCGTCCAGAGAATGCAGGAGGCCGCGTGA
- a CDS encoding ABC transporter substrate-binding protein has translation MSDQSDKTNISRRNALKLGLAAGVGLTVFGMNARIVMADEGQVLKVAHPAFDQDWSPLRGGGRTFRWNSIWWASPMYFDSKGNIKPYVFTSWESADNTVWTFKIDPKAVFSDGSKITSADVKGSWEVASMPNTKSQRADQVLSKVRGYAEIASGSGNELTGVATPDDGTVVVTLAAADPIFFMRLANHIAPITKASQSRGSDGEEIIDWYKPDSKPVFSGPFKLTSIDIDAGKITFEPNENFFGPKPKLARIDITSIEDNVSATSLIKSGEFNAHTELITSTIIQDLGPEFSAGPLIPTSQHFWFNISRAPMDDPKVRQALIMAVDRDGLFKASYPDGPHKKADQILNSVPGAENSGFEPYPYDPAAAKKLLAESTYGGPERLPKILFVGISGPAIQAAAQFIAEQWRQNLGITAVDMKPQQDAYAGPDQNSIQIFRDDVGTRVPDAVSYLAGSIASTSSNAQNKLGGYKNDKVDNALAEATTKAADDPQRIALAQAAQKAFREDWAFIPWYSQAMSRWATKDVKGLEKNLDWQVVEPWNISIG, from the coding sequence ATGTCTGATCAATCGGATAAAACCAATATATCACGTCGCAACGCGCTGAAGCTCGGCCTTGCAGCCGGCGTCGGCCTCACCGTATTCGGGATGAATGCCCGCATCGTCATGGCCGATGAAGGCCAGGTCCTGAAGGTCGCGCATCCGGCCTTCGACCAGGACTGGTCGCCGCTGCGCGGCGGCGGCAGGACGTTCCGCTGGAATTCGATCTGGTGGGCATCGCCGATGTATTTCGACAGCAAAGGCAATATCAAACCTTACGTCTTCACCAGCTGGGAATCGGCTGACAACACAGTCTGGACCTTCAAGATCGACCCCAAAGCCGTCTTCTCCGACGGCAGCAAGATCACCTCGGCGGACGTCAAGGGATCGTGGGAAGTCGCCTCGATGCCGAACACCAAGAGCCAGCGCGCCGACCAGGTGCTGAGCAAGGTCAGGGGTTATGCCGAAATCGCCTCCGGCTCCGGCAACGAGTTGACGGGTGTCGCGACGCCCGACGATGGAACGGTCGTCGTGACGCTGGCAGCCGCCGATCCGATCTTCTTCATGCGCCTGGCAAACCACATCGCGCCGATCACCAAGGCGTCGCAGTCGCGCGGCAGCGACGGCGAGGAGATTATCGACTGGTACAAGCCTGACAGCAAGCCGGTCTTTTCGGGTCCGTTCAAACTCACCAGCATCGACATCGACGCAGGCAAGATCACGTTCGAGCCGAATGAAAACTTCTTCGGACCGAAGCCGAAGCTTGCGCGCATCGACATCACCTCGATCGAGGACAATGTCTCCGCGACGTCGCTGATCAAGTCGGGCGAGTTCAACGCTCATACCGAACTGATCACCTCGACCATCATCCAGGATCTCGGCCCGGAATTTTCCGCCGGCCCGCTGATCCCGACCAGCCAGCACTTCTGGTTCAACATCTCCCGTGCGCCGATGGACGATCCGAAGGTCCGCCAGGCACTGATCATGGCGGTCGATCGCGATGGCCTGTTCAAGGCGTCCTACCCCGACGGGCCGCACAAGAAGGCCGATCAGATTCTCAACTCGGTCCCAGGTGCGGAGAATTCCGGCTTCGAGCCATACCCTTACGATCCGGCGGCTGCCAAGAAGCTGCTTGCGGAATCGACCTATGGCGGCCCGGAGCGCTTGCCGAAGATCCTATTCGTCGGCATCTCGGGGCCGGCCATTCAGGCTGCCGCCCAGTTCATCGCCGAGCAGTGGCGCCAGAATCTCGGCATCACGGCCGTCGACATGAAGCCGCAGCAGGACGCCTATGCGGGTCCGGATCAGAATTCGATCCAAATCTTTCGCGACGACGTCGGCACCCGTGTGCCGGATGCCGTATCCTATCTGGCGGGCAGCATCGCCTCGACCTCGTCGAATGCGCAAAACAAGCTTGGCGGATACAAGAACGACAAGGTCGACAACGCTCTGGCCGAAGCCACGACCAAGGCTGCGGACGATCCGCAGCGTATCGCTCTCGCTCAGGCAGCCCAGAAGGCGTTCCGCGAGGATTGGGCTTTCATTCCATGGTATTCTCAGGCGATGTCGCGCTGGGCTACCAAGGACGTCAAGGGCCTGGAAAAGAACCTTGACTGGCAGGTCGTCGAACCCTGGAACATTTCCATCGGTTGA